The following proteins are co-located in the Dyadobacter chenwenxiniae genome:
- the meaB gene encoding methylmalonyl Co-A mutase-associated GTPase MeaB, whose protein sequence is MRQRLSIEDYTTGILAGDRIMLSQAITVTESRLPADKELAAAILKEILPHSGNAFRIGITGVPGVGKSTFIESFGNYLTSEGMRVAVLAVDPSSQKSKGSILGDKTRMEKLAHNPMAYIRPSANGLFLGGIAKSTREIMLLCEAAGYDIILIETVGVGQSETLVKSITDFFLLLMLAGAGDELQGIKKGIMEMADAIAINKADGDNVMAVNHAISAYQNALHLFPKSESGFLTKVLPCSALMENGMDIIWALIQEYEQVTRANGFFHQNRQKQNINWMHDQIREALDDLFYGDPKVKTKLQELEHSVKEGKELPGSAAQDLLDVFLTK, encoded by the coding sequence ATGCGCCAGCGCCTTTCCATCGAAGACTACACAACCGGAATACTGGCTGGTGACCGGATCATGCTGAGCCAGGCTATTACCGTGACGGAAAGCAGGTTACCGGCGGACAAGGAACTCGCGGCGGCTATTCTCAAAGAAATCCTTCCTCATTCAGGCAACGCTTTTCGCATTGGAATAACGGGTGTTCCCGGAGTTGGGAAAAGCACTTTTATAGAATCTTTCGGCAATTATTTAACGTCCGAAGGAATGCGTGTTGCTGTGCTGGCCGTCGACCCGAGCAGCCAGAAATCCAAGGGAAGCATTTTAGGGGATAAAACGAGGATGGAAAAGCTCGCTCACAACCCTATGGCCTATATTCGGCCGTCCGCAAACGGCCTGTTTCTTGGTGGAATTGCCAAAAGCACACGTGAAATCATGTTGCTTTGTGAAGCGGCTGGCTATGATATTATCCTCATCGAGACCGTGGGCGTCGGGCAATCGGAAACATTGGTCAAAAGCATTACTGATTTTTTCCTGTTATTGATGCTCGCCGGTGCGGGCGATGAATTGCAGGGAATTAAGAAGGGAATTATGGAAATGGCGGATGCCATCGCAATCAATAAAGCGGACGGCGATAATGTTATGGCGGTTAATCACGCAATCTCCGCTTATCAGAATGCATTGCATTTGTTTCCAAAATCAGAATCGGGTTTTCTTACGAAAGTGCTTCCTTGCTCGGCACTAATGGAAAACGGCATGGATATAATCTGGGCGCTCATTCAGGAATATGAGCAGGTGACGCGCGCAAATGGTTTTTTTCATCAAAACAGGCAAAAACAAAACATCAACTGGATGCACGATCAGATCAGGGAGGCGCTAGATGATTTGTTTTATGGCGATCCGAAGGTGAAAACCAAGTTGCAGGAGCTTGAACATTCAGTTAAAGAAGGAAAAGAGCTTCCCGGATCAGCAGCACAGGATTTGCTGGATGTTTTTTTGACCAAATAA
- a CDS encoding translation initiation factor, whose amino-acid sequence MSKKNRTGVIYSTNPDFEYTDAGADEPDTLPPAQQDLRIWLDRKGGGKVTTIVKGFIGTNADMETLGKQLKTLCGSGGTVKEQEVQIQGDHRDKVINWLAGKGYKAKKAGG is encoded by the coding sequence ATGTCAAAAAAGAACCGCACAGGAGTCATCTATTCCACAAACCCCGACTTCGAATACACTGATGCCGGAGCCGACGAACCGGATACTTTACCGCCCGCGCAGCAAGACCTGAGGATCTGGCTGGATCGCAAAGGAGGCGGAAAGGTGACCACGATAGTAAAAGGATTCATTGGAACCAATGCAGATATGGAAACATTGGGCAAACAACTAAAAACCCTTTGCGGAAGCGGCGGAACCGTGAAAGAGCAGGAAGTGCAAATCCAGGGCGATCACCGGGATAAAGTGATTAACTGGCTGGCCGGGAAGGGCTATAAGGCGAAAAAGGCGGGTGGGTAG
- a CDS encoding M1 family metallopeptidase codes for MKISIFRLGLFFTAGLGFFNAHAQEQEKVKYDSHVLFHPLFNFQPGNEYRTGSGSPGPKYWQNRADYKINVALEEEKGTVSGDVELTYKNNSPEALDFIWLQLDQNAFNDQSRGGKTTPVTGGRFGNTGFSGGDSIKTVTVQQGKGGFVEANYKITDTRMQIRLATPVKPNGDVIKIKIAYSFKIPEYGSDRMGTLETKNGIVYEMAQWYPRVAVFDDIEGWNLLPYLGAGEFYLEYGDFEYNVTVPWDHIVVGSGELLNPGEVLTAEQRKRLADAAKSDQTVMIRSAEEVTNPASRPKQSGALTWRFRCLQARDIAWATSKAFVWDAAKMNLPKGKTALAQSVYPAEDGGLDGWGRSTEYVKGCIEFYSGYVHEYTYPVATNVAGIVGGMEYPGIVFCSSKSRKDDLWGVTDHEFGHNWFPMIVGNNERKYAWMDEGFNTFINFLSADNFNNGEYKSTQMNDLQRLAPIIFRPKADPIMTIPDVVQAVNLGWEAYYKPALGLKMLREQVLGKERFDYAFHLYVQRWAFKHPTPYDFFRTMEDAAGEDLGWFWKGWFFENYKLDQGVKGVTYVEQNPQKGSFITIENLDQWAMPAKIDIEEVSGKKTRVELPVEIWQRGGSWTFKAATQQPIRSVTIDPEHNLPDINPENNVWKPTMFSEPEVN; via the coding sequence ATGAAAATTTCAATATTTCGTCTGGGCTTGTTCTTTACGGCAGGTCTTGGATTTTTTAATGCCCACGCACAAGAGCAGGAGAAGGTGAAATACGACTCACACGTGCTTTTTCACCCATTATTTAATTTTCAGCCAGGTAATGAATACCGTACAGGCAGCGGTTCGCCCGGACCAAAATATTGGCAGAACCGTGCAGATTACAAAATCAATGTTGCCCTGGAAGAGGAGAAAGGAACCGTGAGTGGTGACGTCGAACTGACTTATAAAAACAACAGCCCCGAAGCACTTGATTTTATCTGGCTACAACTCGACCAAAATGCATTTAATGACCAGTCAAGAGGCGGAAAAACGACACCGGTAACCGGAGGACGGTTTGGTAATACAGGTTTCAGCGGAGGAGATTCCATTAAAACGGTAACTGTTCAACAAGGAAAAGGTGGTTTTGTTGAAGCTAATTATAAGATCACAGATACACGCATGCAGATCAGGCTTGCAACACCTGTGAAACCGAATGGAGATGTTATCAAAATTAAAATCGCTTATTCATTCAAAATCCCTGAGTATGGATCGGATCGGATGGGAACATTGGAAACCAAAAACGGCATTGTTTACGAGATGGCGCAATGGTATCCGCGTGTGGCCGTGTTTGACGACATTGAAGGCTGGAATTTACTCCCTTACCTGGGCGCAGGCGAGTTTTACCTGGAATATGGCGATTTCGAATATAATGTTACTGTGCCCTGGGACCACATTGTGGTGGGCTCCGGCGAATTGCTGAACCCGGGCGAAGTGCTTACAGCGGAGCAGAGAAAAAGACTGGCTGATGCCGCAAAAAGCGATCAGACTGTAATGATCCGTAGTGCCGAAGAGGTTACCAATCCCGCGTCAAGACCAAAACAATCGGGCGCGCTTACGTGGCGTTTCCGCTGCCTGCAAGCGCGAGATATCGCCTGGGCAACTTCAAAAGCATTTGTTTGGGATGCGGCAAAAATGAATTTGCCGAAAGGTAAAACTGCATTGGCACAGTCGGTTTACCCGGCAGAAGACGGTGGATTGGATGGCTGGGGCCGCTCAACCGAATATGTGAAGGGCTGCATCGAGTTTTATTCAGGTTATGTGCATGAATACACTTACCCGGTGGCGACTAATGTTGCCGGAATTGTTGGTGGAATGGAATATCCGGGAATCGTTTTTTGCAGCAGCAAAAGTCGTAAGGATGATCTTTGGGGCGTAACCGATCATGAGTTTGGGCATAACTGGTTCCCGATGATCGTAGGTAACAACGAACGTAAATATGCGTGGATGGACGAAGGTTTTAACACATTCATCAACTTCCTGTCTGCCGATAATTTTAACAATGGCGAGTACAAAAGCACGCAAATGAATGATTTGCAGCGTCTTGCGCCTATTATCTTCCGTCCGAAAGCGGATCCGATTATGACTATTCCGGACGTTGTGCAAGCTGTGAACCTGGGCTGGGAAGCTTACTATAAGCCTGCTCTCGGTTTGAAAATGTTGCGCGAGCAAGTTTTGGGCAAAGAGCGTTTTGACTATGCTTTCCATTTGTATGTTCAGCGCTGGGCTTTTAAGCATCCAACTCCTTACGATTTTTTCCGGACGATGGAAGATGCTGCTGGGGAGGATCTTGGCTGGTTCTGGAAAGGATGGTTCTTTGAAAATTATAAGCTCGATCAAGGCGTTAAAGGTGTAACTTATGTTGAGCAAAACCCGCAGAAAGGTTCCTTCATTACGATTGAAAACCTGGATCAATGGGCTATGCCGGCTAAAATTGACATTGAAGAGGTGAGCGGCAAAAAAACGCGTGTTGAATTACCGGTTGAAATCTGGCAGCGCGGCGGAAGCTGGACTTTTAAGGCAGCGACGCAACAGCCAATTCGTTCGGTAACCATTGATCCGGAGCATAATCTGCCAGATATCAATCCTGAAAACAATGTCTGGAAACCGACAATGTTCTCAGAACCAGAGGTGAATTAA
- a CDS encoding YybH family protein, which yields MRNRLFTLILITISLFAKAQSPKDKETIYATMDRQMADWNRGDIDSFMNGYWESDSLMFVGKAGITYGYKATHEGYLKRYPDRATMGTLKFTYLNLTFPGKDVAFLVGKFHLTRPEKGDLEGHYTLLWKKINGKWVVICDHTSG from the coding sequence ATGAGAAACCGGCTCTTTACGCTCATCCTGATCACGATTTCGCTTTTCGCAAAAGCGCAGTCTCCCAAAGACAAAGAAACGATTTACGCAACGATGGACAGGCAAATGGCCGATTGGAACCGCGGCGACATCGATTCGTTTATGAATGGTTACTGGGAATCGGACTCGCTTATGTTCGTCGGAAAGGCCGGCATAACTTACGGCTACAAAGCCACGCACGAAGGTTATTTGAAGCGTTACCCGGACCGGGCGACTATGGGAACACTGAAATTTACTTATTTAAATCTCACGTTTCCAGGTAAGGACGTGGCATTTCTGGTAGGGAAATTTCATCTTACCCGGCCGGAAAAAGGGGATTTGGAGGGACATTATACATTGCTCTGGAAGAAAATAAATGGCAAATGGGTGGTGATCTGCGACCACACCAGTGGATAA
- a CDS encoding ABC transporter permease has translation MKFLRQVLESFRFAWQALKSNITRTILSLLGVTVGIFAIVAVFTIVDSLERSIKDSMSFIGDKVIYVQKWPWGFGGEYQWWKYFQWPEPTYAEYKFLYENLESASAVAVMDFRGSTTLKNGSNSIVAQIQGVSYEYNQISDIPIQDGRYFIPLETNNARNVAIVGADIAAALFPGQDAIGKTFKLAGNKFTIVGVQVRKGESLVDFGGSPDKNCIIPFASFSKLFQSGRRSADIVVKGFPEDEGMKEVEAEITGLMRTKRGIKPRDGSNFSLNRPEAAAEAIGQLFAVLTIAGWVIGSFSILVGGFGIANIMFVSVKERTNLIGIQKSLGAKNYSILFQFLFEAVMLSLVGGLVGIFLVFLLSFMPMGSLQILLTPGNIILGLGVSSVIGVLSGIVPAMLAARMDPVIAIRAK, from the coding sequence ATGAAATTTTTACGGCAGGTTTTAGAAAGTTTTCGTTTTGCCTGGCAGGCCCTCAAATCCAACATTACCAGGACAATTTTATCGCTCCTGGGCGTGACCGTAGGCATTTTTGCCATTGTTGCCGTTTTTACCATTGTTGATTCCCTTGAACGCAGCATTAAAGACAGCATGAGCTTCATCGGCGATAAGGTTATCTATGTTCAAAAGTGGCCCTGGGGGTTTGGAGGCGAATATCAGTGGTGGAAATATTTTCAGTGGCCGGAGCCTACCTACGCAGAATACAAATTCCTTTACGAAAATCTCGAGAGCGCCAGCGCCGTGGCTGTAATGGATTTTCGGGGAAGCACCACATTGAAAAATGGCTCCAACAGCATTGTCGCACAAATTCAGGGCGTTTCTTACGAGTACAATCAAATTTCAGATATTCCCATTCAGGATGGACGTTATTTTATCCCACTTGAAACGAATAATGCACGCAATGTTGCTATCGTTGGAGCAGATATCGCTGCGGCGCTTTTTCCGGGGCAAGATGCGATTGGCAAAACATTCAAGCTTGCAGGAAACAAATTTACAATCGTTGGCGTCCAGGTCCGGAAGGGTGAAAGCCTTGTGGATTTTGGCGGAAGTCCGGATAAGAACTGCATTATTCCATTTGCTTCTTTCTCAAAACTCTTTCAATCCGGCCGGCGCAGTGCGGACATTGTGGTGAAAGGCTTTCCAGAAGATGAGGGAATGAAAGAAGTGGAAGCCGAAATTACGGGCTTGATGCGCACCAAAAGAGGCATTAAGCCGCGCGACGGCAGCAATTTTTCCCTGAATCGTCCCGAAGCGGCAGCAGAGGCAATCGGTCAGCTTTTTGCCGTGCTGACGATTGCTGGTTGGGTGATCGGCAGCTTCTCCATATTAGTGGGAGGATTTGGGATTGCGAACATCATGTTTGTATCGGTGAAAGAGAGAACCAATCTGATTGGCATTCAAAAATCACTGGGGGCAAAAAATTATTCAATCCTGTTCCAGTTTCTTTTCGAGGCTGTTATGCTCAGTTTGGTAGGTGGTTTGGTGGGCATATTTTTAGTCTTTCTCCTATCGTTCATGCCGATGGGCTCATTGCAAATCCTGCTGACACCAGGCAACATTATTCTTGGGCTGGGCGTTTCGAGTGTTATTGGCGTGCTGTCCGGAATTGTTCCCGCAATGCTTGCTGCACGCATGGACCCGGTTATTGCGATCCGCGCGAAATAA
- a CDS encoding diacylglycerol/lipid kinase family protein, producing the protein MSKPSYLFILNPNSGTSIGRNASEVQQTIESFAKKNGAEAIMLFTEERAHATTLVKENLDLQPWKAIVAVGGDGTVNEIAQPLVNTEQPIGIIPLGSGNGLARHLGIPLTLEASLTRLFEGRITTIDSAQINDIPFFCTAGMGFDAYVGHLFSQQNQRGLATYINVSFQSYWSYKPQTFTLNGVKTDAFSLSFANAGQFGNNAWVAPQANLQDGLLDVCTIKPFPKWYGSSLAYQLFTKQMKASRYVDYQHMTEAVVETQAPPMIHYDGEPFQLDTTRIEVKIKPQSLRVIV; encoded by the coding sequence GTGAGCAAGCCTTCCTATTTGTTTATTTTAAATCCCAACTCCGGCACTTCAATTGGTAGAAACGCTAGTGAGGTGCAGCAAACAATTGAATCGTTTGCTAAGAAAAACGGAGCCGAGGCAATAATGCTTTTTACAGAGGAAAGGGCTCACGCTACAACATTAGTGAAAGAAAACCTGGATTTGCAGCCCTGGAAGGCCATTGTGGCAGTGGGCGGTGACGGAACAGTGAATGAGATCGCCCAGCCGCTTGTGAACACGGAGCAGCCCATCGGCATTATTCCGCTCGGCTCAGGCAATGGGCTGGCGCGCCATTTGGGCATTCCGCTTACCTTGGAAGCGTCATTAACGAGGCTTTTTGAAGGAAGAATAACAACCATTGACAGCGCCCAAATCAACGACATTCCATTTTTCTGCACAGCGGGAATGGGTTTCGACGCCTATGTCGGGCATTTGTTCAGTCAACAAAATCAGCGGGGATTGGCGACTTACATTAACGTTTCGTTTCAGTCGTATTGGAGTTATAAGCCGCAGACTTTTACACTGAATGGCGTAAAAACAGATGCGTTTTCATTGTCGTTTGCCAATGCCGGTCAATTTGGGAATAATGCCTGGGTTGCGCCTCAGGCCAACTTACAGGACGGTCTGCTGGATGTTTGCACCATTAAGCCATTCCCCAAATGGTATGGCTCATCTTTGGCATACCAACTTTTCACCAAGCAAATGAAGGCGTCCCGTTACGTTGACTACCAGCATATGACCGAAGCCGTGGTTGAAACACAAGCGCCGCCCATGATACATTACGACGGTGAGCCATTTCAGCTTGATACAACGAGGATAGAAGTTAAAATAAAACCGCAGAGCCTGCGAGTAATTGTCTGA
- a CDS encoding cupin domain-containing protein → MKPASYWIEKYALAPHPEGGYYAETYRAAENVPQQALPSRFNGDRSFSTGIYFLLETHNFSAFHKIKSDEMWHFYAGEALEIFVIHEEQMEMQVIKLGDDPENGETFQAVVPAGAWFASRPAQGSTYALVGCTVAPGFDFADFEMAERAALQMQFPEFDQIIEELTRS, encoded by the coding sequence CTGAAACCAGCCAGTTACTGGATTGAGAAATACGCATTAGCCCCGCATCCGGAAGGCGGTTACTACGCAGAAACTTATCGCGCAGCCGAAAATGTGCCACAGCAAGCATTACCGAGCCGATTTAATGGAGACAGATCGTTTTCGACCGGGATATATTTTCTATTGGAAACGCATAATTTTTCCGCATTTCACAAGATCAAGTCGGATGAAATGTGGCATTTCTATGCGGGGGAAGCATTGGAAATTTTTGTAATCCACGAAGAACAAATGGAAATGCAGGTTATAAAGCTGGGCGATGATCCTGAGAACGGCGAAACCTTTCAAGCGGTTGTTCCGGCAGGAGCGTGGTTTGCATCCCGTCCGGCGCAAGGCAGCACATACGCATTGGTTGGCTGCACAGTCGCGCCTGGTTTTGATTTTGCAGATTTCGAAATGGCAGAACGAGCAGCATTACAAATGCAGTTTCCTGAATTTGATCAAATTATCGAGGAACTGACAAGATCCTGA
- the ggt gene encoding gamma-glutamyltransferase, with product MTLRYKLACIICTLPGFLAAQNPVRESTGFYQFLSDDPNQKPFFNDRPGTIAKNGMVATAHPDASKVGVEILKAGGNAVDAAVAVQFALAVVHPSAGNLGGGGFLVLRDKTGKSYSIDFREKAPAKGHADMYLDKDGNVIPNSSILGRLASGVPGSVAGMAEAHAKHGKLPWKQLLQPAIDLAEKGVVQTEREARGLNAVKKDISELNPGTKYFINPTGKDWAAGDLLVQKDLGKVLRRIQKKGHDGFYKGKTARRLVKDINRNKEGIISKKDLADYKAQWREPITENYKEYKVITMAPPSSGGVALLQLMRLTEQHPLRKWGWHSDSTIQVMIEAERRVYADRAKFLGDPDFVKVPVETLISKDYLSKRWNDFNWDKATDSKNISGGVFPGYESLETTHFSIVDKEGNAVSLTTTLNGGYGSRVVIKGGGFFMNNEMDDFSVKAGAPNMYGLIGNKANAIAPGKRMLSSMTPTIIEKEGKLLMVVGTPGGSTIITSVYQTILNVLEHGMTMQQSVNALKFHHQWLPDKTTFEANAFSEGAIRKLQDKGYVLEQQRNTIGRMDCILVLPDGSLEGGSDPRGDDTSIGY from the coding sequence ATGACATTACGCTACAAGCTCGCATGTATTATCTGTACTTTACCGGGATTTCTGGCCGCGCAAAATCCTGTCCGGGAGTCGACCGGATTCTACCAGTTCCTCTCCGATGATCCCAATCAGAAACCATTTTTTAATGACAGGCCAGGCACCATCGCAAAAAATGGCATGGTGGCGACAGCCCATCCCGATGCTTCGAAAGTGGGTGTCGAAATATTAAAAGCCGGGGGCAATGCAGTAGACGCTGCTGTTGCGGTGCAGTTTGCATTAGCAGTTGTGCATCCTTCCGCGGGAAATCTGGGCGGCGGCGGATTTTTAGTATTGAGAGATAAAACGGGTAAAAGTTACAGCATCGATTTTCGCGAAAAGGCGCCCGCAAAGGGCCATGCGGACATGTATTTAGATAAAGATGGCAACGTAATCCCCAACTCCAGCATACTTGGCCGCCTTGCGTCGGGCGTACCGGGATCAGTCGCGGGCATGGCGGAAGCGCACGCCAAACACGGAAAACTACCCTGGAAACAGCTTCTTCAACCTGCTATTGATCTTGCCGAAAAGGGCGTAGTACAAACGGAAAGGGAAGCCCGTGGACTGAACGCTGTAAAAAAGGACATTTCAGAACTGAATCCTGGCACAAAATATTTCATTAACCCAACCGGAAAAGACTGGGCTGCCGGTGATTTGCTGGTTCAGAAAGATTTAGGCAAAGTATTACGCCGGATTCAGAAAAAGGGACACGATGGCTTCTATAAGGGAAAGACTGCCAGGCGTTTGGTTAAAGATATCAATAGAAATAAGGAGGGAATTATCAGCAAAAAAGACTTAGCCGACTACAAAGCGCAGTGGCGAGAACCGATTACTGAAAATTATAAGGAATACAAAGTGATCACCATGGCACCGCCTTCGAGCGGAGGCGTTGCATTGTTGCAGCTTATGCGCCTCACCGAGCAACATCCATTGCGGAAATGGGGCTGGCACAGCGATTCCACCATTCAGGTTATGATCGAAGCGGAACGCCGGGTTTACGCCGACCGTGCCAAATTTCTCGGCGATCCTGATTTTGTAAAGGTGCCCGTAGAAACCCTGATCAGCAAGGATTATCTGAGCAAGCGATGGAACGATTTTAATTGGGACAAAGCCACTGATAGCAAGAACATTAGTGGGGGCGTTTTCCCGGGATATGAAAGTTTGGAAACCACACATTTTTCCATTGTCGACAAAGAAGGCAATGCAGTATCCCTCACGACAACATTAAATGGCGGCTACGGAAGCCGGGTTGTGATCAAAGGCGGCGGGTTTTTTATGAATAATGAAATGGATGATTTCAGCGTGAAAGCAGGCGCGCCCAACATGTATGGACTGATTGGTAACAAGGCGAATGCAATTGCGCCAGGTAAAAGAATGCTTTCATCCATGACGCCAACCATCATAGAAAAAGAAGGGAAACTGCTGATGGTAGTCGGAACGCCGGGTGGATCTACCATTATCACATCCGTTTACCAAACCATTCTAAATGTGTTGGAACACGGCATGACGATGCAACAATCGGTGAATGCATTAAAATTTCACCACCAATGGCTTCCTGATAAAACAACTTTCGAGGCCAATGCTTTCTCCGAAGGAGCCATCAGAAAGTTGCAGGATAAAGGTTACGTTCTTGAACAGCAACGGAATACAATAGGCCGCATGGACTGCATACTCGTGCTCCCCGACGGCTCATTGGAAGGAGGCTCTGATCCGAGAGGTGATGATACTAGTATCGGGTACTAA
- a CDS encoding SIMPL domain-containing protein has product MKKIILSSLLAMTVLFPAFSQVKYEQQIVSPKIEVAGFAEMEIVPDEIYFSISLREYFEDEKSQKNKVVISTLEKQLLKAIADAGLPKEALSISGLGGYQNYTDKKKKPATFLESKQYELKVSSADKLDGILSKVESRGVQYANVARVDHSKREEYKKQVKIDALKAAKVKAEYLVASLDEKLGKVIEIKELDENLYFPQPVFAKANMRTLAQEESADAVVESDVQYQKIKISYRMQAAFEIK; this is encoded by the coding sequence ATGAAGAAAATTATTTTGAGTTCCCTGCTTGCCATGACTGTTTTGTTTCCTGCTTTTTCCCAGGTTAAGTATGAGCAGCAGATCGTTTCGCCTAAGATAGAAGTAGCAGGATTTGCCGAAATGGAAATCGTGCCTGATGAAATTTATTTCAGTATTTCGTTGCGGGAATATTTTGAAGATGAAAAAAGCCAGAAGAATAAAGTCGTGATCAGCACTTTGGAAAAACAGCTTCTCAAAGCAATTGCAGATGCAGGACTTCCCAAAGAAGCGTTGTCTATCAGTGGGTTAGGAGGTTACCAAAACTATACAGATAAGAAGAAAAAGCCTGCCACTTTCCTGGAAAGCAAGCAATACGAGCTGAAAGTTAGCAGCGCAGATAAGCTGGACGGCATCTTGTCAAAAGTGGAAAGCCGCGGCGTGCAGTATGCAAATGTTGCGCGTGTGGATCATTCGAAAAGAGAAGAATACAAAAAACAGGTTAAAATCGATGCTTTGAAAGCGGCGAAAGTGAAGGCGGAATATCTCGTTGCTTCGCTGGATGAAAAGCTTGGTAAGGTGATTGAAATCAAAGAGCTGGATGAAAATCTATATTTCCCACAGCCCGTTTTTGCCAAAGCCAATATGAGAACATTGGCACAGGAGGAGTCAGCGGATGCGGTAGTCGAGAGCGATGTTCAATATCAAAAAATTAAGATCAGTTACCGCATGCAGGCTGCTTTTGAGATCAAGTAA
- a CDS encoding lipocalin-like domain-containing protein, with the protein MKIYAVLSKLTLLTFMIMAFVVTACKDDDENPAPQVDDNPIVGTWQLTSVSAETPGTIPQLAQLAGAAPCYLDLKLTFKSDNTLTTADCPIAVLAISAIAPVGDGSTWKVNGDVLNLKSGTTAKDFKFTQTPTELTVVANTEVDATKPAVNALLKFKKL; encoded by the coding sequence ATGAAAATTTACGCAGTATTAAGCAAACTTACCCTCTTGACTTTCATGATTATGGCTTTCGTCGTAACGGCTTGTAAGGACGATGACGAGAATCCGGCCCCACAAGTGGATGACAATCCGATCGTCGGAACCTGGCAATTGACCTCTGTGTCTGCTGAAACTCCCGGAACAATTCCACAATTGGCTCAATTAGCGGGAGCTGCGCCCTGTTATCTTGATTTAAAACTTACTTTCAAATCAGATAATACATTGACCACTGCTGACTGTCCTATTGCCGTCCTTGCCATTAGTGCAATTGCGCCAGTAGGAGATGGTTCAACATGGAAAGTGAATGGAGATGTGCTAAACCTTAAAAGCGGCACTACGGCAAAGGATTTCAAATTCACACAGACACCAACTGAGCTTACTGTAGTTGCTAACACAGAAGTTGATGCAACAAAACCTGCGGTGAATGCGCTGTTGAAATTTAAGAAGCTATAA
- the nudK gene encoding GDP-mannose pyrophosphatase NudK — protein sequence MKNDRVKVVADEVLSNNWYTLKKYTFDYQRADGQWERQSREAYDRGNGAVILLYNRAKQTVLLTRQFRIPTYVNGNEDGMLIEACAGLLDRDNADDCIKRETEEETGYKIRAVEKIFEAYMSPGSVTEILYFFVAEYSDDMKVSDGGGSEQEQENIEVMELPFEKALAMVKTSEIRDAKTIMLLQYAQLNHLLTKNGQKESYQLSPAI from the coding sequence ATGAAAAATGATCGTGTGAAGGTTGTGGCCGACGAAGTGCTCTCTAATAATTGGTATACATTAAAAAAATACACATTTGATTATCAGCGCGCTGACGGCCAATGGGAAAGGCAGTCGAGGGAAGCTTATGACCGCGGAAATGGGGCTGTGATATTACTTTATAACCGCGCGAAGCAAACGGTCTTACTGACACGGCAATTCCGCATTCCTACTTATGTGAATGGGAACGAAGACGGCATGCTGATAGAAGCTTGTGCCGGACTTCTGGATCGGGATAATGCTGACGATTGCATTAAGAGGGAGACAGAAGAAGAAACAGGCTACAAGATTCGTGCTGTCGAGAAGATATTTGAAGCTTATATGTCGCCTGGCTCTGTTACGGAAATCCTATACTTTTTTGTGGCCGAATACAGCGATGACATGAAAGTGAGCGATGGCGGTGGCAGTGAGCAGGAACAGGAGAACATTGAGGTGATGGAACTGCCATTTGAAAAGGCATTAGCCATGGTGAAGACAAGTGAAATCAGAGATGCGAAAACCATTATGCTGTTGCAATATGCCCAGCTTAACCATTTGCTCACAAAAAATGGCCAGAAAGAGTCCTATCAACTCTCTCCGGCCATATAA
- a CDS encoding YtxH domain-containing protein, with amino-acid sequence MSINAKHLATFILGAAAGVAAHKYLQSEEGEKLLEDLKTKANNLKAEAEGAMDKAPEYFEELKTKGADTLKSSFPDAENFFKELYDKFVGSKGGAETATPANTPTPDPIS; translated from the coding sequence ATGAGCATAAACGCAAAACACCTTGCCACATTTATTCTTGGAGCCGCCGCTGGAGTGGCAGCGCATAAGTATCTTCAAAGCGAAGAGGGCGAAAAGCTTTTGGAAGACCTGAAAACCAAGGCTAACAATCTAAAAGCCGAAGCGGAAGGTGCGATGGATAAAGCCCCGGAATATTTCGAGGAGTTAAAAACAAAAGGTGCGGACACGCTTAAAAGCAGTTTCCCTGACGCTGAGAACTTCTTTAAGGAGCTTTATGATAAGTTCGTAGGCAGTAAAGGCGGCGCCGAAACTGCAACCCCTGCCAACACACCTACGCCCGATCCGATCTCATAA